The proteins below come from a single Ptychodera flava strain L36383 chromosome 6, AS_Pfla_20210202, whole genome shotgun sequence genomic window:
- the LOC139134636 gene encoding mitogen-activated protein kinase 14B-like isoform X2, giving the protein MAKSMDPLTKPDYYRTELNKTIWEVPKRYQNLSPVGSGAYGQVCSAYDSVNNHKVAIKKLARPFQSAIHAKRSYRELRLLKHMEHENIIGLLDVFTPTESLKDFQDIYLVTHLMGADLNNIVKCQKLTDDHVQFLVYQILRGLKYVHSAGIVHRDLKPSNIAVNEDCELKILDFGLARMADDEMTGYVATRWYRAPEIMLNWMHYSQTVDIWSVGCIMAELLTSRTLFPGCDHIDQLVRIMKLVGTPNDRLLEKIKSEEAKTYIKSLPKMVQRCFSEYFVGANPQAIDLLEKMLVLDIDDRITAAEAIKHPYVAQYHDPDDEPDGEPYDDSFENMDLKIPEWRGLVHQEIMFYDPVKNPKPL; this is encoded by the exons ATGGCGAAGTCGATGGACCCACTCACTAAACCCGATTATTACAGGACCGAGTTGAACAAGACGATATGGGAAGTTCCTAAGAGGTACCAAAACCTTAGTCCCGTTGGTTCAGGGGCCTATGGGCAAGTCTG CTCTGCATATGACTCTGTCAATAATCACAAGGTGGCTATCAAGAAATTGGCAAGGCCGTTCCAGTCAGCAATTCATGCTAAAAGAAGTTACAGAGAATTACGCCTCCTCAAACACATGGAACATGAAAAT ATCATTGGTTTGTTGGATGTGTTTACACCCACCGAATCGCTGAAAGATTTTCAAGATATTTACCTGGTAACACATCTCATGGGAGCGGATCTCAATAATATCGTCAAGTGTCAAAAGCTGACCGATGATCATGTGCAGTTCTTAGTTTATCAAATATTGAGAGGACTCAAG TATGTGCATTCAGCGGGTATTGTTCATCGAGACTTGAAACCCAGTAATATTGCCGTCAATGAAGACTGTGAACTCAAG ATTTTAGATTTTGGGCTAGCTAGAATGGCAGATGATGAAATGACAGGGTACGTTGCCACACGTTGGTACCGGGCGCCGGAAATCATGTTAAATTGGATGCACTACTCTCAGACAG TTGATATCTGGTCCGTTGGATGTATCATGGCCGAGTTGCTTACCTCAAGAACACTCTTCCCTGGATGTGACC ATATTGATCAGTTAGTGCGGATTATGAAGCTTGTAGGTACTCCTAACGATAGACTTCTAGAAAAGATCAAGAGTGAAGAG GCTAAAACCTACATCAAATCACTGCCAAAAATGGTCCAAAGATGCTTTAGCGAGTACTTTGTTGGAGCCAACCCACAAGCCATTGATCTGTTGGAGAAGATGTTGGTACTTGACATTGATGATAGGATAACGGCTGCCGAGGCGATAAAACACCCCTACGTGGCGCAGTACCATGACCCCGATGATGAGCCAGACGGCGAACCTTATGATGATAGCTTTGAAAACATGGATCTTAAAATCCCAGAGTGGAGAG GATTGGTTCACCAAGAAATTATGTTCTATGATCCTGTCAAAAACCCCAAGCCTTTGTAA
- the LOC139134636 gene encoding mitogen-activated protein kinase 14B-like isoform X1, with protein sequence MAKSMDPLTKPDYYRTELNKTIWEVPKRYQNLSPVGSGAYGQVCSAYDSVNNHKVAIKKLARPFQSAIHAKRSYRELRLLKHMEHENIIGLLDVFTPTESLKDFQDIYLVTHLMGADLNNIVKCQKLTDDHVQFLVYQILRGLKYVHSAGIVHRDLKPSNIAVNEDCELKILDFGLARMADDEMTGYVATRWYRAPEIMLNWMHYSQTVDIWSVGCIMAELLTSRTLFPGCDHIDQLVRIMKLVGTPNDRLLEKIKSEEAKTYIKSLPKMVQRCFSEYFVGANPQAIDLLEKMLVLDIDDRITAAEAIKHPYVAQYHDPDDEPDGEPYDDSFENMDLKIPEWRELVYNFVKDFSENHVEMADVESQ encoded by the exons ATGGCGAAGTCGATGGACCCACTCACTAAACCCGATTATTACAGGACCGAGTTGAACAAGACGATATGGGAAGTTCCTAAGAGGTACCAAAACCTTAGTCCCGTTGGTTCAGGGGCCTATGGGCAAGTCTG CTCTGCATATGACTCTGTCAATAATCACAAGGTGGCTATCAAGAAATTGGCAAGGCCGTTCCAGTCAGCAATTCATGCTAAAAGAAGTTACAGAGAATTACGCCTCCTCAAACACATGGAACATGAAAAT ATCATTGGTTTGTTGGATGTGTTTACACCCACCGAATCGCTGAAAGATTTTCAAGATATTTACCTGGTAACACATCTCATGGGAGCGGATCTCAATAATATCGTCAAGTGTCAAAAGCTGACCGATGATCATGTGCAGTTCTTAGTTTATCAAATATTGAGAGGACTCAAG TATGTGCATTCAGCGGGTATTGTTCATCGAGACTTGAAACCCAGTAATATTGCCGTCAATGAAGACTGTGAACTCAAG ATTTTAGATTTTGGGCTAGCTAGAATGGCAGATGATGAAATGACAGGGTACGTTGCCACACGTTGGTACCGGGCGCCGGAAATCATGTTAAATTGGATGCACTACTCTCAGACAG TTGATATCTGGTCCGTTGGATGTATCATGGCCGAGTTGCTTACCTCAAGAACACTCTTCCCTGGATGTGACC ATATTGATCAGTTAGTGCGGATTATGAAGCTTGTAGGTACTCCTAACGATAGACTTCTAGAAAAGATCAAGAGTGAAGAG GCTAAAACCTACATCAAATCACTGCCAAAAATGGTCCAAAGATGCTTTAGCGAGTACTTTGTTGGAGCCAACCCACAAGCCATTGATCTGTTGGAGAAGATGTTGGTACTTGACATTGATGATAGGATAACGGCTGCCGAGGCGATAAAACACCCCTACGTGGCGCAGTACCATGACCCCGATGATGAGCCAGACGGCGAACCTTATGATGATAGCTTTGAAAACATGGATCTTAAAATCCCAGAGTGGAGAG